The stretch of DNA TTGATAGGATTAGAGGATTTTGTAATCTACTTTGCATTTCCCGCCAAAAAGCATCCTAAAGCCTCCCTGTTTTCACTCCACATATCTGCTGCTGAAAGGGGCACTGCAAGCGTAATCCTCAGTCAACACTTACGTTTTTATCGCTGGCTTTCCACAGGTAGAGAGCAGCCATGGATGCACACAGCATCAACACGGCGCCGACAATAAGAGCCACGGCTCCGAATCTCAGGAGGCGACTGACTGCAGCAGAGGTCGGCGCGCTTTGTTCCTGAACAAAGTTCACATTCAGATGATGCAGAGTAAGACACACTCGACGATAACAAGGCCGGCTGATAACATTCCTGGGAAACCTTTGAGAGTTTTATTCACGCATCATGGATGTCATTTATGTTTCTaatcaaatagtttttaagCCCGTCTTACCGGAGGCGTGCAGTGTTCGAAGCAGCCGGAGCCATGAGTGGTATTTTGGACTTTTTCCATACCCTCTCTCATGATGTCCTCTTTAATTCCTCCACTAATGCTGCTGCCTCTCTGTGGAGAATCAGGTTATCCAGCAGGAGGCTTTTTGACGCCTCAGTGCGAATGACGTACAGTCGATATAAATTCTTTGAGCCAAATTCTTCGTCTGAATGTTACCTGTAGGTCCAGGTTGTACCTAAAGCAAGGCGGCCATCCTGCGGCACCAAACTAATACTTCAGACTTTTGAAGCAGCTCAGCAAAGACTGTCCCGGGCTGAAGGCGATGATGTAATGGTCGGGAGAAAGGTTATGAACTGACCTTTCAGTCAGCATCAGGAGAAAAACATAGAAGCGCTCTGCTGGAATGTgaataacaatacaaaaaaaaaaaaaaatgccacttCATGCAACTTTTACTCCATCTCAGAGGTATATATTGTACTTTTTGCACTGCAACATTTTTCCTCAGAGCTTTAATTACTGTGGGTACAGAGGTGGCAAAAGAGTCCAAACATTCTTTACTCAAGCAGAAGGACCGATACCTGTGTGAAAAAAAGGACTCTGCTAAATGTACAAGTACTGATTCAAcatctttactcaagtaaaagagAAAGACCAGGCTCTTAAATGCACTCAATGTACAAAAGtgtccctctgaaggacatttcaaccggccatttctgtgcaaagctaactgatGCTCATTTCACTGAAAGactattaaacttaaaggtagaTTCAGTAGGATTTTGTCTGAGCGGTCCCTAAATGCACCacaaagatagttgattgttgaatcTCATTCCCAGGAAGTCAAATACTAAAAATCGGGGTTGGTAAAGCGTTGTGAATAATTGATATTTCCCCTTCGAATGCAGTGTCAAGTATCAAGCCtgtgttgaaaatgtaaggagGAGCAAGTACAGATATTTGTGCAAAACATTTAGGGAGTAAAAGCAAAAAATCGTCAGAAAACtaaatattcaagtaaagtacagataccttaAAAATCTACTTCTGTACATAAAGTATGACAGGTTTTCATACTCTTCCTGTGCATGAAAACCACGTATCTGTTTGTGATAAACTGACTGACTAAGCGTTCCTTTACGGGCTGAGAACACGATCCTACTTCTTTGGCTAAATGAACTATTTCAACCCCTCATGGATTAGCTGGAAAATGCATAGTTTTTCTGATGtcttgaacatttttttttttactttttagagACACCTGCCTCTTATAGATTTGATAGAATTATGATACATTGCAGGAGAATGAACTACTCAACAGTTTATACCGTAGGTTGTTAAAATGAGACCAACGTTTAGCATCTACAGCGGAATGCAATGCAACATAAATGCAACATCCACATTAATGCAGCATGTCAGGTTCTTAATGGAGGCTGCAGTGGAGTATTTTCACAGCGTACAAGTACAATGTCTGCCTCCAAAATTTCATGGAGTGGAAGTGTGAAGtaaatggaaacactcaagtaaagtaccagTGCCTCCAAACTGtattaagtaaatgtacttagtcaTACTGTGCACATCTTACTTCACAATGAGTCATTTAACTCTGATCATCATTCATTTGATCATCATGATTTTGGTTTTGAATTGCAGGACTTTTGCTGGTAGTGGAGTATTTCCACAGTCTTCTCTCGCCATATGTCAGTACTCACAAATATGCACATCTTTCTTTGAATTGCCCACCTCTAATGATCTGATGTCAATTATGATATCAGCGAGTATGAATAATGCAGATCTGCTCCAGTTCCTGGCTGGTTACAGGTGTCAGAGGGAGTGAACAGATTGCGCTCCCTGTAGTCAAACTAGGTCTTTATCTTCCCGCGGTATGCTAAGACAGCACTAACTTGCAAAACCGCACGCCATcgcaaacacgcacacacacacacacaaacacacacagacaggcataACCTCTGCTTAATTACGAGTTTTATGATTTGACAACGGCAGAAAAGGTAGTCTCGTGGTCAAGGTTACTCTGTCCTTGTTGTAactcagaaaaagaagaaaacacagtaagAAAAATGGGATTCAAATGTGCAGTGCTGCCGTTGCTTGGAAACAGATTGAACCACATTTTCTGGATAATTGGTAAGCTGGGAAGGCAATCAGAAAAGGTGAGGGGATTCTTTGACCTTCgagaaaaatatgtaattgTAAGAGCATTTGATCAGCGTGGCATTATTTGCATGCAAATGGAGGCGGCACAGTAACTACATTGTGTAGAATAGAAAGTATATGACATTGGCCTACACTTGCTATCAACGTGGCTGTGATCGTTGGAGGAGCACATTTTATTTACCGCAGCTTATAAGCCTTTAAGGCAAATGAAATGCATTCAGTTGGCTAATTGAGGTTAGTCTGCGTGCTTTCTGAATGTCTCCTCGGGACAATAGGTTGAACACTTACTATGAGATTACATTCAAGTCCTGTAAGCCTCAAGATAGCTCGACAGCAAAAACAGTTTCCGCTTTTTTAACTCTTTATTTGTGCAACAATGTGACAAAACTCTACCACAAACATGGTAATCTTTCATATTGACTGTTTTCCACAGCAGGAAGGCCCCCTCGCAGCCCCGTTGTCCATTGGTCATGCCCCTTAAATAGTAACACATGCTCttgaaaatgtataataaaatTCTTCTTTACATTGAATCATtatgaaaaatatattattgATGTACAAAAATCTTGCATATTACACAATGGTACAATGAACAGTCTTATATGAGCCAAAAGGACACAACATACtacaaaacacagcaacaaccCAACATAGAGTCAATTAAGATCAAAGAACTGTACAGTAGAAAGACAAATTCCCTTTTTTTCCGGAGCTTTAAGAGTTTGTGTACTCCGGGATGGAGATCTCATCCGTTTCCTGTATTCGGGCCGGTGTGGGGGGACCGACAAGAATGTAATCAAACTCCTGGTGTTGGACTTTTTCATACACGCTTTGCAGGCCGTTGGTTTTAGGCAAGTGGGCTGGGTAGTAGTTTTCCCTCCTGGTGTCCCGGGGAAGTGAAGCTGTCTTGGAGAAAGTAGACAGATGCGGTCCACAGGCCATGCTCGTGTTGGGCCGCGTCGCTGAGGGGCTCCAGCACCGGTCCGAGTGTCCCAGCACCTTGCACTCGCTCGTGCAAGCCCAGAGACCTGTGTGGGGGGAAAAACAGTAGAGCTGTCAGGGCCGAGAACCGACACATTTGATGGATCACCTggttgaggtaaaaaaaaaaaagtgatagtAGTAGTCAGGCGATTAATCGATCGAGAGAAAATGAATTGCCGGCTAATGCTGGTCACGCCATCTTAAAGAGGTACTGCTGTACTGTACTATGTGGTTTCTGAGAAGATATTTGAATcggaggagaaagatcttcattgactgatttcaaaataaacaaactcttcattgatatgtggcggaccctgccacttttctagcttcaaacattgTTCTTGGGACCTTATTCATAACTcataacagcttgtttattcagttatggaaatatatatatatatatatttctgagtttggatAATTACttaattaatattgtaaatattaattaatataGTGTATTaaattacaattctgagttcgaatttcttctccaaaactacatagtgcccctttaaatgtaaagatttttaaagatttgttgcttttctttgtcatttttggtAGAAAAGTGAAGTGTTTGGGGGTTTCAGACTTGTcagttggacaaaagaagcaatttgaagacatcagTTTGGGGTTTTTGATAAGCATTTTTCAAATTCTTTGGTAAATCTTATTGACTGAataattaatcgattaatcgtgAGAAGTCACTGTCAGATTAATCGACACTGAAAACATTCTTTTGCTACATTGTTGTAACTGGGTGCAATCTGTGTGGAGCATGTCTTGGATTAAAGTACAACCCACACTATAAGAAAGCGAGGATCTCATCTTCCCAAACCTTCTCATCTTCCCTCCGAATTTCTTGTGGCTTTAGTTCTGTTTTTCGCGACACTCACTGTTCGTCGGCGGCGACTCTTTCTTGTGCACGTCTCCACTTATGTCGGAGTCGCTGTCATTGAAGTCGCTGTCCCCTTTTCCGCTGTCCTTGCCACTGATGTGGGGATCTCTGGCTGAGATGGTCGTAAATGAGTTGCCCTTCCATATCGTTATGGGCCTGACCGTCTCTTTCCCGTACCCCGGCAGCGTGGAGTAACCCTGCAAAGGCACAAACACATCCCACGCAGATTTTGAGTCAGGAggccaaaaaaaagacaaaaaaaagtcagtgtgaggcacattttaaaagaaaataaaaatacttgcCTTTAATTTGCCCTCCATCACTCGGCTGTTTGACTCAAAGATGCCTGCTGTCTGCCTGCCATCCTCGCAGGCTGcctctgttgtgttgctgctggcCAATGGAGGCTTCTCTGCAAATGGATGGGCATCAAACGCTTTGCCTTTGTGGCTGGCAATCAATGAATCGATGTGACCACTTTCCACTTGCTCCACATTCGGCGCGTCTTCTTTCTCCTCGTAGCCCCCCTCCCTGGTCTCCTTTCTCCTGCGGTTGCAAATGgttgtgatgaggatgatggccagcaggaggagggagcagcTCCCTGCCAGGACGATGATGATGGCTATGGACATGTCCCACTCAAAGAGCTCCTCGCTGCCATTTTGAGACGAGGAGGGCATGCTGGGCAGGGCTCCCTCTGTGAAGCTCAAGTGAATGACTGCCGTGGAGCTGAGCGAGGGGGACCCGTGGTCGCTGACCGCCACTGTGACTTTGACATTGTCTGCCTGGTCATACGTCAGCTGCCGGCTCACGTGCACCTTCCCTGTGTCTTTGTTGACAGAGAagcccaggtgtcccccctctGTGATTTTAAAGGACAGCTGTGCGTTTACGCCCTCATCAGCATCTGTGGCTTTTATCTGGGTTACCACATAACCAGCAGGTGCGTCTTTGGGCAGGAAAACCTCAGCAGACCCCTTGAAAAGTGGTGGCTCGATGATAGAAGGCTGGTTGTCATTCTGATCAACTATTTTTAGCCTGATGACAGCTGTGCTCTGCAGCTGTGGTGACCCCCCATCACTCGCCTGGATGTGTATGTCTAGCTGTTTCATCACTTCGTAATTAAAACTTCTCAGGGCGTATATGGAGCCAGACACCGAGTTCAGAGAGACAAAGGTGTTCATGGGGGAGCCCATGATGAGGCTGTCCACCAGTCTGTACGTGATCTTGCCGTTATTGCCCAGGTCCGCGTCTGTGGCCTGGACCGTGGTGATGTAGGCCCCCGGGGCGTTGTTTTCCACCACTGAAACTTCGGTGACAGCTTTGCTGAAGTGAGGGGCGTTGTCGTTCTCGTCGCTCAGTCTGATGGTGTACTGAGTGATCTTTCTCAGCGGGGGTGACCCAAAATCCTCAGCCATGACCGTCAAGTTGTACTCGCTAATCCTCTCCCTGTCCAGATTGGCCGCTGTCACGATCATGTAGCTGTCCTCGTAAGCCTGGCGGAGTTTGAAATGGTCGTGGCCGTACAGGGTGCAGTGGACCTGGCCGTTCACACCCGAGTctctgtccagggtgctgatcAGCGCCACCAGACTGTCCTTGTCTGCCGCCTCGCTGATGTACGCGATGCCCGTGGTGATGGAGGTCATCGGGGTGATGCTGATTTCTGGGGCATTGTCATTAACGTCCGTGACGTGAATGATGATTTTGCACACGGAGGGACTCGGGTTGGGTCCCAGATCGGTCGCCTGCACGTCCAGCTCGTAGGTGCTTTTGTCCTCGAAGTCCACCGCGCTCCTGAGCGTCAGGCGGCCCGACCTGTTATCCACTTGGAAAAGTTCTCGGATCTCGTGAGAAACCTGTTTTCCGAAACCGTAGATGACCTCCCCGTTCAAGCCCTCATCAGCATCAACTGCGTTCAGGTCCAGGATGACAGCGCCGACCGGCGCGTCCTCCGGCAAACTGACAGAGAAACTGTTCTGGTCAAAAACCGGACTGTTGTCGTTAAAGTCGGTCACTTTTATGGTGATCTTGGTTGACCCCGATCTAAATGGATTCCCGCCGTCTGTGGCCACCAGGTCCACAGTGTATGATGACTGAGTCTCCCTGTCTAGCT from Sparus aurata chromosome 9, fSpaAur1.1, whole genome shotgun sequence encodes:
- the LOC115588792 gene encoding protocadherin-8, which gives rise to MGLLTEGKITTKMIRGQFTTYWHRWILIFSIHQFLFASPARSEGNTIRYQTNEEGAPGTVIGNLAKDMSLSLSHSSKTNFRMMKQFNASFIRVRESDGELAVGERIDRERICRHTPQCLITFDVVNFSKDRYKLIHVEVEIKDINDNSPEFPNRESIVEISENAAVGSRIPLDPAADADVGSNYIQSYQISVNSHFTIDVLLRADGVKYAELVLMKELDRETQSSYTVDLVATDGGNPFRSGSTKITIKVTDFNDNSPVFDQNSFSVSLPEDAPVGAVILDLNAVDADEGLNGEVIYGFGKQVSHEIRELFQVDNRSGRLTLRSAVDFEDKSTYELDVQATDLGPNPSPSVCKIIIHVTDVNDNAPEISITPMTSITTGIAYISEAADKDSLVALISTLDRDSGVNGQVHCTLYGHDHFKLRQAYEDSYMIVTAANLDRERISEYNLTVMAEDFGSPPLRKITQYTIRLSDENDNAPHFSKAVTEVSVVENNAPGAYITTVQATDADLGNNGKITYRLVDSLIMGSPMNTFVSLNSVSGSIYALRSFNYEVMKQLDIHIQASDGGSPQLQSTAVIRLKIVDQNDNQPSIIEPPLFKGSAEVFLPKDAPAGYVVTQIKATDADEGVNAQLSFKITEGGHLGFSVNKDTGKVHVSRQLTYDQADNVKVTVAVSDHGSPSLSSTAVIHLSFTEGALPSMPSSSQNGSEELFEWDMSIAIIIVLAGSCSLLLLAIILITTICNRRRKETREGGYEEKEDAPNVEQVESGHIDSLIASHKGKAFDAHPFAEKPPLASSNTTEAACEDGRQTAGIFESNSRVMEGKLKGYSTLPGYGKETVRPITIWKGNSFTTISARDPHISGKDSGKGDSDFNDSDSDISGDVHKKESPPTNSLWACTSECKVLGHSDRCWSPSATRPNTSMACGPHLSTFSKTASLPRDTRRENYYPAHLPKTNGLQSVYEKVQHQEFDYILVGPPTPARIQETDEISIPEYTNS